In Phacochoerus africanus isolate WHEZ1 chromosome 2, ROS_Pafr_v1, whole genome shotgun sequence, one DNA window encodes the following:
- the SOD2 gene encoding superoxide dismutase [Mn], mitochondrial, which yields MPQFLRLLSPERGCGAVGQSPGLPPPRPRIGNGGNRGRGRGGRRGRSHGGGYVLGARLGTRVQPDGPSSSAAGILRAQRAAITMLCRAACSSSRNLVPALGVLGSRQKHTLPDLPYDYGALEPHINAQIMQLHHSKHHAAYVNNLNVVEEKYQEALKKGDVTAQVALQPALKFNGGGHINHSIFWTNLSPNGGGEPKGELLEAIKRDFGSFEKFKEKLTAVSVGVQGSGWGWLGFNKEQGRLQIAACSNQDPLQGTTGLVPLLGIDVWEHAYYLQYKNVRPDYLKAIWNVINWENVTERYAACKK from the exons ATGCCCCAGTTCTTGCGTCTCCTGAGCCCAGAACGCGGGTGCGGCGCGGTCGGGCAGAGCCCGgggcttccccccccccgcccccggattGGAAACGGCGGAAACAGGGGGCGGGGCCGAGGCGGGCGTAGGGGGCGGAGCCACGGCGGCGGCTATGTCCTTGGAGCGCGGCTCGGGACACGAGTCCAGCCGGACGGTCCGAGCAGCTCGGCGGCTGGAATTCTGAGGGCCCAGCGGGCGGCGATCACCATGTTGTGCAGGGCGGCGTGCAG CTCGAGCAGGAATCTGGTGCCGGCTTTGGGGGTCCTGGGCTCCCGGCAGAAGCACACCCTCCCTGACCTGCCGTACGACTATGGCGCCCTGGAGCCGCACATCAACGCCCAGATCatgcagctgcaccacagcaagcaCCACGCGGCCTACGTGAACAACCTGAACGTCGTGGAGGAGAAGTACCAGGAGGCGCTGAAAAAGG GTGATGTTACAGCTCAGGTAGCTCTGCAGCCTGCATTGAAGTTCAACGGTGGAGGCCACATCAATCATAGCATTTTCTGGACAAATCTGAGCCCTAACGGTGGCGGGGAACCCAAAG gggAATTGCTGGAAGCCATCAAACGCGACTTTGGTTCCTTCGAAAAATTCAAGGAGAAGTTGACCGCTGTATCCGTCGGCGTCCAAGGCTCAGGCTGGGGTTGGCTCGGTTTCAACAAGGAACAGGGCCGCTTGCAGATTGCCGCTTGTTCTAACCAGGATCCCCTGCAAGGAACAACAG GTCTTGTTCCGCTGCTGGGGATCGACGTGTGGGAGCATGCGTATTACCTTCAGTATAAAAACGTCAGACCTGATTACCTGAAAGCTATTTGGAATGTAATCAACTGGGAGAATGTAACTGAGCGATACGCCGCTTGCAAAAAGTAA